In Kwoniella pini CBS 10737 chromosome 4, complete sequence, one DNA window encodes the following:
- a CDS encoding threonine synthase, giving the protein MAQTEMRYFSTRGGSETLSFEDAVLTGLAPNGGLYIPTHIPELPLDWQNKWSNLKFEELSFEILSLFIPCTIIPSLELKEIIKKSYSKFKSEKTTPLRQTGEKEFVLELWHGPTWAFKDVALQFLGELFRFFLERRNNQLEKDGKEEREQLTVVGATSGDTGSAAIYGLRSKPSITIFILYPDGRISPIQEAQMATVPDENVYCVAVKDSDFDTCQSIVKTLFSDKEFNSTHRLGAINSINWARILAQIVYYFSAYFQLPKEAREKESKIQFSVPTGNFGDILAGWFAKKLGLPMDHLVVATNENDILNRFFKTGKYESEEIPEKNQSFETSLVNGSSDGQQATPSSSSSVKSTHSPAMDILLSSNFERLLYFLALDTIDSPSGNVEKDRTKAQEKLNGWMSELKKNGKVDLGEKIKDAAAKDFWSERVSDEQTLEEIKKYYKLPQYGPYVVDPHTAVGLAATERSQKKAPNSYWVTLSTAHPAKFSSAVELALNPKEFPEFNFRETVLPEELKKLEQLEKRVHKVSGEAGVRELIERVKKGEKIVPGEGKGSI; this is encoded by the exons ATGGCTCAAACTGAAATGAGATATTTCTCTACTCGAGGTGGAAGTGAGACTTTATCGTTTGAAGAT GCTGTCTTGACTGGATTAGCACCTAATGGAGG TTTATATATACCAACACATATTCCAGAATTACCTTTGGATTGGCAAAATAAATGgtcaaatttaaaatttgaagaattatcttttgaaatattatcattatttataCCTTGTACAATAATTCCTTcattagaattaaaagaaattattaaaaaatcatattctaaatttaaatctgAAAAAACTACTCCATTAAGACAAACtggtgaaaaagaatttgttTTAGAATTATGGCATGGACCAACTTGGGCATTTAAAGATGTTGCATTACAATTTCTTGGTGAATTATTTAGATTTTTTTTAGAAAGACGTAATAACcaattagaaaaagatggaaaagaagaaagagaacaATTAACTGTTGTTGGTGCTACTTCTGGTGATACTGGATC AGCTGCTATTTACGGTTTACGATCTAAACCATCtattaccattttcatcctttATCCTGATGGAAGAATTTCTCCAATTCAAGAAGCTCAAATGGCAACTGTACCAGATGAAAATGTTTATTGTGTCGCAGTAAAAGATTCAGATTTTGATACTTGTCAATCTATTGTTAAAACACTTTTCTCtgataaagaatttaattcaaCTCATAGGTTAGGAGCTATTAATTCTATTAATTGGGCAAGAATTTTAGCACAAATCGTTTATTACTTTTCAGCTTATTTCCAATTACCAAAAGAAgcaagagaaaaagaatcaaaaatacaattttcTGTACCAACTGGAAATTTTGGTGATATTTTAGCTGGATGGTTTGCAAAAAAATTAGGATTACCAATGGATCATTTAGTTGTAGctacaaatgaaaatgatattttaaatagattttttaaaactGGTAAATATGAATCTGAAGAAATACCtgaaaaaaatcaatcatttgaaaCTTCTTTAGTTAATGGATCTTCAGATGGACAACAAgctacaccttcttcatcaagttcaGTAAAATCAACTCATTCTCCTGCTATGGAtattttactttcttcaaattttgaaagattattatattttttagctttagaTACAATTGATTCACCAAGTGGaaatgttgaaaaagatagaaCTAAAGCacaagaaaaattaaatggaTGGATGagtgaattgaaaaagaatggtaaagttgatttagGAGAGAAGATTAAGGATGCTGCTGCTAAAGATTTCTGGTCTGAAAGAGTCTCTGATGAACAA ACTCTCGAAGAGATCAAGAAATACTATAAACTTCCGCAATACGGTCCGTACGTCGTCGACCCTCACACAGCTGTTGGTTTAGCAGCTACCGAAAGATCACAAAAGAAGGC ACCCAACTCATATTGGGTAACCTTATCTACCGCTCACCCAGCTAAATTTTCCTCAGCTGTAGAACTTGCTTTGAATCCAAAAGAATTCCCAgaattcaacttcagaGAAACtgttttacctgaagaattgaaaaaactTGAACAACTTGAAAAGAGAGTACATAAAGTTTCAGGTGAAGCTGGAGTACgtgaattaattgaaagagttaaaaaaggtgaaaaaatAGTTCcaggagaaggtaaaggttctatataa